In Candidatus Sodalis pierantonius str. SOPE, one DNA window encodes the following:
- the cpxA gene encoding envelope stress sensor histidine kinase CpxA has translation MINRLTARIFAIFWLTLALVLMLVLMVPKLDSRQMTQLLDSEQRQGVMLQQHVEAELAADPANDLMWWHRLFRAIDKWAPPGQRLILVTSEGRVIGAQRNEMQIIRNFIGQSDNADHPQKKKYGRAELVGPFAIRDGEDNYQLYQIRPAGSAQSDFISLLFDRPLLLLIVTMLISIPLLLWLAWSLAKPARKLKHAADEVARGNLRQHPELEAGPQEFLATGVSFNQMVSALERMVTAQQRLLSDISHELRTPLTRLQLATALMRRRHGEGHELARIETEAQRLDSMINDLLVLSRNQHKNELSREVLKTNDLWSDVLSDAQFEAEQMGKSLELTSPPGNWTLMGNPSALDSALENIVRNALRYSHQRISVGFSADQQGITITVDDDGPGVSEDDREKIFRPFYRTDEARDRESGGTGLGLAIVETAVMQHRGWVKAEDSPLGGLRLIIWLPLLPQR, from the coding sequence ATGATCAATAGATTGACCGCACGCATATTCGCCATATTTTGGTTGACCCTTGCCCTGGTGCTTATGTTGGTGCTTATGGTGCCCAAGCTAGACTCTCGCCAGATGACGCAGTTGCTCGACAGCGAGCAGCGTCAGGGCGTGATGTTGCAACAGCATGTGGAGGCGGAGCTGGCCGCCGATCCGGCTAACGATTTGATGTGGTGGCACCGGCTGTTCCGCGCCATCGATAAATGGGCGCCGCCCGGCCAGCGTTTGATTCTGGTGACCAGCGAAGGGCGGGTCATCGGCGCCCAGCGCAACGAGATGCAGATCATCCGCAATTTCATCGGCCAATCTGACAATGCCGATCATCCGCAGAAGAAAAAATATGGCCGCGCGGAACTGGTGGGGCCTTTCGCCATTCGCGACGGCGAGGACAATTATCAGCTTTACCAGATTCGGCCGGCCGGCAGCGCCCAGTCGGACTTCATTAGCCTGCTGTTCGATCGCCCGCTGCTATTGCTGATTGTCACCATGCTTATCAGCATCCCGCTGCTGTTATGGCTGGCCTGGAGCCTGGCCAAACCGGCGCGTAAACTGAAGCATGCCGCCGATGAAGTGGCGCGCGGCAATCTGCGCCAGCATCCTGAGCTGGAAGCGGGGCCGCAGGAATTCTTGGCGACCGGCGTCAGTTTCAATCAGATGGTCAGCGCGCTGGAGCGCATGGTGACCGCCCAGCAGCGTTTGCTGTCCGACATCTCTCATGAGCTGCGCACGCCGTTAACCAGACTACAGCTGGCCACCGCGCTGATGCGCCGGCGGCACGGCGAAGGACATGAACTCGCGCGCATCGAGACCGAGGCGCAGCGGCTCGACTCAATGATTAACGATCTGCTGGTGCTGTCCCGCAATCAGCATAAAAACGAGCTGTCGCGTGAGGTGTTGAAGACCAACGATCTATGGTCGGATGTACTGAGCGACGCCCAGTTTGAAGCGGAGCAAATGGGCAAAAGCCTTGAACTTACCTCGCCACCGGGCAACTGGACACTGATGGGGAATCCTTCCGCGCTGGACAGCGCGCTGGAGAATATCGTGCGCAACGCCCTGCGTTATTCGCACCAGCGCATCTCGGTCGGGTTTAGCGCCGATCAGCAAGGCATCACCATTACCGTGGACGATGATGGCCCCGGCGTCAGCGAGGATGACCGCGAGAAGATTTTCCGACCGTTCTACCGCACCGATGAAGCGCGAGACCGCGAGTCCGGCGGCACCGGCCTGGGGCTGGCGATAGTCGAAACCGCCGTTATGCAGCACCGAGGCTGGGTAAAGGCCGAGGACAGCCCGCTCGGCGGGCTGCGGCTGATTATCTGGCTCCCCCTTTTGCCCCAGCGCTGA
- the cpxR gene encoding envelope stress response regulator transcription factor CpxR, producing MNKILLVDDDRELTSLLKELLEMEGFNVQVAHDGEQALSQLDSSIDLLLLDVMMPRKNGIDTLKELRQQHQTPVIMLTARGSELDRVLGLELGADDYLPKPFNDRELVARIRAILRRSHWTEQQQTGEAGTPSLEVDFLRLNPGRQEATFDGTPLELTGTEFTLLYLLAQHLGQVVSREHLSQEILGKRLTPFDRAIDMHISNLRRKLPERKDGHPWFKTLRGRGYLMVSAA from the coding sequence ATGAATAAAATCCTTTTGGTTGATGATGACCGCGAATTAACGTCGTTGTTGAAGGAACTATTGGAAATGGAAGGCTTTAACGTCCAGGTGGCCCATGACGGGGAACAGGCGTTGAGCCAGTTGGACAGTTCCATTGACTTATTGCTTCTTGATGTGATGATGCCGCGCAAGAATGGCATTGACACCCTGAAAGAGCTGCGTCAGCAGCATCAGACGCCGGTGATTATGCTGACCGCCCGCGGCAGCGAGCTGGATCGCGTTTTGGGCCTGGAGTTGGGGGCAGATGATTATTTGCCCAAACCGTTTAACGATCGCGAATTGGTGGCGCGCATACGGGCAATTCTGCGCCGCTCGCACTGGACGGAGCAACAGCAGACCGGCGAGGCGGGCACCCCGTCCCTTGAGGTGGATTTTCTGCGCCTGAATCCAGGCCGGCAGGAGGCGACCTTCGACGGTACGCCGCTGGAATTGACCGGAACCGAATTTACTTTGCTGTATTTGTTGGCGCAGCATCTGGGCCAGGTCGTGTCGCGCGAGCATTTAAGCCAGGAGATCCTGGGCAAACGATTGACGCCGTTTGACCGGGCGATTGATATGCATATTTCCAATTTGCGTCGCAAGCTGCCGGAACGCAAAGACGGGCATCCCTGGTTCAAAACGCTGCGCGGCCGGGGCTATTTGATGGTATCCGCTGCATGA
- the cpxP gene encoding cell-envelope stress modulator CpxP produces MHKYILLFIAATLVSVNTVAAEKNTLENWQQDALTHRIQDSHYSMFDGVKLTEQQRQQLRDLMSLASRDTPRINISEMERLHTLVTAKTFDEAAVREQTEKMAQEQVARQVEMARVRNQMYNLLTPEQQQILVQKHLQRINDLKLQMVDRISTSAQKPAVNE; encoded by the coding sequence ATGCACAAATACATCCTCTTGTTCATCGCCGCCACGCTGGTCTCTGTTAATACTGTAGCCGCTGAAAAGAATACTTTGGAAAATTGGCAACAGGATGCCCTTACGCACCGGATACAGGATAGCCATTACAGCATGTTCGATGGCGTTAAGCTTACGGAACAGCAGCGGCAGCAGTTACGGGATCTCATGAGCCTCGCAAGTCGCGATACGCCCCGCATCAATATTAGCGAAATGGAACGCCTGCATACGCTGGTGACCGCTAAAACTTTTGACGAGGCCGCCGTTAGGGAACAAACGGAAAAAATGGCCCAGGAGCAGGTTGCTCGTCAGGTTGAAATGGCTCGGGTGCGCAACCAAATGTATAACTTGCTTACGCCGGAACAGCAACAGATTCTAGTGCAAAAGCATCTGCAGCGGATCAATGATTTAAAGTTGCAGATGGTGGACAGGATTTCGACTTCTGCCCAGAAGCCAGCAGTAAATGAATAA
- a CDS encoding NUDIX hydrolase — protein MADEKVIHIAAAVITDPLGRVLLVRKRNTAFFMQPGGKIEAGERPATALVRELHEELQMQVAKQEDAAFLGQFTDIAANEPGYRLIADVFAVPAPAHIVTASAEIEDVIWLSPSASESIPLAPLTQKQLLPLLMKAKTPINP, from the coding sequence ATGGCGGATGAAAAAGTAATCCATATCGCTGCGGCGGTAATCACTGACCCGTTGGGCCGCGTATTGCTGGTGAGGAAACGGAATACGGCCTTTTTTATGCAGCCGGGGGGCAAAATCGAGGCGGGCGAGCGGCCGGCAACGGCGTTGGTGCGTGAACTGCATGAGGAGCTTCAGATGCAGGTTGCGAAGCAGGAGGACGCCGCTTTTCTCGGGCAATTCACCGATATCGCCGCCAACGAACCCGGCTACAGGCTGATTGCGGATGTTTTTGCCGTGCCGGCACCCGCCCATATCGTCACGGCCTCCGCGGAGATAGAAGACGTTATTTGGCTTAGTCCGTCAGCCAGCGAAAGTATCCCACTGGCGCCCCTTACTCAGAAGCAACTTCTACCTTTGCTAATGAAAGCAAAGACGCCGATTAACCCATGA
- a CDS encoding zinc-ribbon domain-containing protein — MGNYVYCRGCGKEIHETARSCPHCGAIISVIGALLNKSNF, encoded by the coding sequence ATGGGAAATTATGTTTACTGCCGGGGCTGTGGGAAGGAAATCCATGAAACAGCAAGAAGTTGCCCGCACTGTGGCGCCATCATTAGCGTCATCGGGGCTTTGTTGAATAAATCGAACTTTTAG